In Rhodococcus sp. OK302, one genomic interval encodes:
- a CDS encoding COG4705 family protein: MSDTTRSDVMPAERALLSKVPEITLWFWVVKILCTTVGESFADWINMTLGVGLNTTAVIFTVILVVVLAVQVRLPRYVPVVYWLTVVVLSVTGTLYTDILTDSLGVPLAVSTTVFALVLAGVFGVWFARERTLSIHSIVTVPRELFYWLAILVTFALGTAVGDWTLSVTGWGPGTSVLLPAGLIVAIVIGWRLGANAVLSFWMAYILTRPLGANLGDWFAMPSDEHGLGIGTAVTSVIFLVAILGTVAYLTLARSDVIDEKSAQRSTRSTDPSREKVMLGYFAGVAVVTGILLAWASAQPHTAPATEEASSASSSTTELAPGQAIAHFPAGTVTELRTVVGDALAGVQAGSQSDAKSKVKELETTWDDNQSTLQPLDAAGWSALDARIDKVLSAVRAGNPDTSTETATLTALLAALR; this comes from the coding sequence ATGAGCGACACAACGAGATCCGATGTCATGCCGGCCGAGCGGGCACTGCTGAGTAAAGTCCCCGAAATCACTCTGTGGTTCTGGGTCGTCAAGATCTTGTGCACCACCGTCGGAGAGAGTTTTGCCGACTGGATCAACATGACGCTGGGTGTGGGCCTGAATACGACGGCTGTGATCTTCACCGTGATCCTTGTTGTGGTCCTTGCTGTTCAAGTCAGGTTGCCTCGCTACGTGCCGGTCGTATATTGGCTGACCGTTGTCGTACTCAGTGTTACGGGAACGCTGTACACGGACATCCTCACCGACAGCCTGGGAGTCCCGCTGGCAGTGAGTACGACGGTATTCGCCCTGGTGCTTGCGGGCGTCTTCGGCGTGTGGTTCGCACGTGAGCGCACGCTGTCGATTCACAGCATCGTCACCGTGCCGCGGGAGTTGTTCTACTGGCTCGCTATCCTGGTGACCTTCGCCTTGGGCACGGCGGTCGGAGACTGGACGTTGAGCGTCACCGGATGGGGGCCAGGCACGTCCGTCCTGCTCCCGGCCGGTTTGATCGTCGCGATCGTGATCGGTTGGCGCCTCGGCGCGAACGCGGTGCTGTCGTTCTGGATGGCATACATCCTGACTCGTCCGTTGGGCGCGAACCTCGGCGACTGGTTCGCCATGCCGTCGGACGAGCACGGCCTGGGCATCGGAACAGCTGTCACCAGCGTTATCTTCCTGGTCGCAATACTCGGTACGGTCGCCTACCTGACGTTGGCCCGCAGCGACGTGATCGACGAGAAGAGTGCGCAGCGCTCGACGAGATCGACCGACCCGTCACGTGAGAAGGTGATGCTCGGGTACTTCGCCGGGGTCGCCGTCGTCACGGGCATTCTGTTGGCGTGGGCTTCTGCGCAGCCGCACACGGCGCCGGCAACCGAGGAAGCGTCCTCTGCGTCCAGTTCGACCACGGAACTTGCGCCGGGACAGGCGATTGCACACTTTCCGGCGGGTACGGTCACGGAACTGAGAACTGTGGTGGGGGATGCTCTCGCGGGCGTGCAGGCCGGGTCGCAGAGTGACGCCAAGTCCAAGGTGAAAGAGCTCGAAACAACCTGGGACGACAACCAATCGACTTTGCAGCCTCTCGACGCCGCCGGCTGGTCGGCTCTCGACGCGCGTATCGACAAGGTCCTTTCGGCCGTCCGTGCAGGCAACCCGGACACCTCGACCGAGACGGCCACTCTCACAGCACTGTTGGCAGCGCTTCGATAG
- a CDS encoding COG4705 family protein, with protein MTDDVQDRPDSLARSVVSKVPEATGLFWITKVLTTGMGETASDFFATALNPVLVVGVTGLLLAISLIVQFRTDRYVPWVYWAAVVMVSVFGTMASDALHVILGIPYAVTTVVFAVCLVAVFVFWRQSEKTLSIHSIVTRRREGFYWVAVLTTFALGTSAGDLTATVMHLGYLTSAILFAAVIAVPALAHSAGRMGPVSAFWFAYVVTRPLGASVADWVAVSHDRGGLGAGTGWVTLVMTVVIVGLVGYLSRTHVEITEPSRR; from the coding sequence ATGACTGATGACGTACAGGACCGCCCGGATTCGTTGGCTCGCAGTGTGGTCAGCAAAGTGCCCGAGGCCACCGGATTGTTCTGGATAACCAAGGTGTTGACCACGGGGATGGGTGAGACAGCGTCGGACTTCTTCGCGACAGCGCTGAATCCTGTTCTCGTGGTGGGTGTGACGGGTCTACTACTGGCAATCTCCCTGATCGTGCAGTTTCGAACTGATCGATATGTGCCGTGGGTGTACTGGGCCGCGGTGGTGATGGTGAGCGTGTTCGGCACCATGGCCAGCGATGCGCTGCACGTGATTCTGGGAATCCCGTACGCCGTGACGACGGTCGTTTTCGCAGTGTGTCTGGTTGCGGTGTTTGTGTTTTGGCGGCAATCGGAGAAAACGCTCTCCATTCACAGTATCGTCACGCGCCGGCGCGAGGGATTCTATTGGGTGGCAGTCTTGACGACCTTTGCGCTGGGCACGTCCGCCGGCGACCTGACGGCCACGGTCATGCATCTCGGTTACCTGACATCGGCAATTCTGTTCGCTGCGGTGATCGCCGTTCCTGCACTGGCACACAGCGCCGGAAGAATGGGTCCTGTATCGGCATTCTGGTTCGCCTACGTCGTGACTCGGCCGTTGGGTGCGTCTGTGGCCGATTGGGTTGCGGTGTCGCATGATCGAGGTGGGCTGGGCGCGGGCACAGGCTGGGTCACGCTGGTCATGACCGTGGTGATCGTCGGGTTGGTCGGTTACCTGTCGCGGACACACGTCGAGATAACCGAGCCTAGCCGCAGGTGA
- a CDS encoding cation:proton antiporter — protein MPSIASSLFWIALIAALAPIVAGLFPRRLVPEVVLLLVAGAAIGPFALNIAAESDAIGTLRELGLGMLFLLAGYEIDRSELSGKGGRRALYTWLLCLALAFGVVALLGIRNVISAEAAVAIAMTSTALGTLLPILKDNKLLDTRLGKTVLNHGAVGELGPVVAMAVLLSARGAFLSLVVLATFALIAVLVAVLPTKLVSHGSWTHRLVRSGADTTAQTTVRLTVLLLVGLGVLSAVFSLDVILGAFAAGFILRRLMPEGDERLEIKLEGIAFGFLIPIFFITSGMAIDVSAVAANPVVLLAFLLLIIVVRGVPVFIATKFEKIEPPFSTRESAQVALYGATGLPMIVAVTGAAVSAGQMSSDNASILVAAGAITVLLLPMCATLLNRPEKTTKVS, from the coding sequence GTGCCCTCAATTGCCTCGTCGCTGTTCTGGATCGCGTTGATCGCTGCGCTCGCGCCCATAGTCGCGGGCCTGTTCCCGCGTCGGTTGGTGCCCGAAGTGGTGCTGCTGTTGGTCGCCGGCGCCGCCATCGGACCGTTCGCGCTCAACATCGCCGCGGAGAGTGACGCCATCGGTACCCTCCGGGAGCTTGGCTTGGGGATGCTCTTCCTCCTTGCCGGCTACGAGATCGACCGCAGTGAACTCAGCGGCAAGGGTGGCCGGCGAGCGCTGTACACGTGGCTGCTGTGCCTCGCTCTGGCTTTCGGAGTAGTTGCCCTGCTCGGCATCCGAAACGTGATCTCCGCCGAGGCAGCGGTTGCCATCGCGATGACGTCGACGGCTCTGGGTACGTTGCTGCCGATTCTCAAGGACAACAAACTTCTCGACACCCGTTTGGGTAAAACTGTTCTCAATCACGGTGCGGTCGGCGAACTGGGGCCTGTGGTTGCGATGGCCGTATTACTCAGCGCGCGTGGCGCTTTCCTGTCGTTGGTAGTGCTGGCAACCTTTGCGCTGATCGCTGTGCTTGTTGCCGTATTGCCGACAAAGCTTGTGTCGCACGGATCGTGGACACATCGACTCGTTCGCTCGGGTGCCGACACAACTGCGCAGACGACGGTCCGTCTGACGGTGCTGCTGCTGGTCGGTCTCGGTGTGCTGTCAGCGGTATTCTCTCTCGACGTCATCCTCGGCGCCTTTGCGGCAGGATTTATCCTGCGCCGCTTGATGCCTGAGGGTGACGAGCGGTTGGAGATCAAACTCGAAGGCATTGCCTTCGGATTCCTCATTCCGATCTTCTTCATCACGTCCGGAATGGCGATCGACGTCTCGGCTGTGGCCGCCAATCCTGTTGTCCTGCTGGCGTTCCTGCTTCTCATCATCGTGGTCCGCGGTGTGCCGGTGTTCATCGCGACAAAGTTCGAGAAGATCGAACCACCTTTCAGCACCCGCGAGAGTGCGCAGGTGGCGCTGTACGGTGCTACCGGATTGCCGATGATCGTGGCTGTCACCGGTGCTGCCGTCAGCGCGGGTCAGATGTCGTCGGACAATGCGTCGATTCTGGTGGCAGCGGGTGCAATCACCGTCCTGCTCCTGCCGATGTGTGCGACATTGCTGAATCGACCGGAGAAAACCACGAAGGTGAGCTAG
- a CDS encoding ferredoxin reductase family protein, with product MSKLDSMTAPRGLIVDATTRRGPIRSVSRGVRDGSIIAAWVVVVGVTSLWISDGGIQDLFGSASEVLTSTGRLTGLIASALLLIQVFLMARVPMIEKAWGQDGLTRMHRIIGFSSFVLMILHIGLVTLGYADADPRLLWTTTVDFALNYPGLLLAAAGTAALIMVVATSVRGARRRLRYESWHLIHLYGYLGAGLALPHQLWTGQEFLNSTPAAFFWWTLYAVCAGAVIVYRVALPLWKSLREPIRVLEVRSEGDRATTVTVGGSGVERLKAQGGQYFQWRFLDGPGWSRAHPYSLSAAPDGVTLRFTAAVVGDGSTQLRSLRRGTRVLLEGPYGRMHPGVRSQPKSLLIGAGAGIAPMCALLESLPPTDGDVTVVYRTRTSHDALLGDELEGLCRQRGAVLRIVEGHRIRDRSSWLPQQAQAWDDTDALRSLCPDVAQRDVFICGPKEWSDAVCHAARTAGTPPSQIHVESFQP from the coding sequence GTGAGCAAACTGGATTCGATGACCGCGCCGAGAGGGTTGATCGTGGACGCCACGACGCGGCGGGGCCCGATTCGATCGGTATCTCGAGGGGTGCGTGACGGCTCGATCATCGCTGCCTGGGTGGTTGTCGTCGGAGTCACTTCGCTGTGGATAAGTGACGGTGGTATTCAAGACCTGTTCGGCAGCGCTAGCGAGGTTCTGACGTCGACTGGTCGATTGACAGGGCTGATCGCGTCGGCGCTGCTGCTGATCCAGGTGTTCCTCATGGCCCGAGTGCCGATGATTGAAAAAGCTTGGGGTCAAGATGGATTGACGAGAATGCACCGGATTATCGGGTTTTCGTCGTTTGTCTTGATGATCCTGCACATCGGACTGGTCACGCTCGGCTATGCCGATGCGGATCCTCGATTGCTGTGGACAACCACCGTCGATTTCGCCCTGAATTATCCGGGCCTATTGCTTGCTGCTGCCGGAACGGCCGCGCTGATCATGGTGGTGGCGACTTCGGTACGGGGTGCTCGTCGGCGCCTTCGCTACGAATCCTGGCATCTGATCCACCTCTATGGGTATCTGGGCGCGGGTTTGGCACTGCCCCACCAATTGTGGACCGGTCAAGAGTTTCTGAACTCGACGCCGGCAGCGTTTTTCTGGTGGACACTCTATGCCGTGTGTGCCGGCGCGGTCATCGTCTATCGCGTAGCACTTCCGCTGTGGAAATCTCTCCGTGAGCCGATCCGAGTGCTCGAGGTGCGATCCGAAGGTGACCGGGCAACTACCGTCACCGTCGGTGGTTCCGGAGTTGAACGTCTGAAAGCTCAAGGAGGACAGTACTTTCAATGGCGGTTTCTCGACGGTCCGGGCTGGAGCAGAGCGCATCCATATTCACTCTCCGCGGCTCCCGACGGCGTCACGCTGCGTTTCACCGCAGCGGTTGTCGGCGACGGAAGCACGCAACTGAGGTCACTCCGGCGCGGTACGCGCGTTCTGCTCGAAGGTCCGTACGGTCGCATGCATCCGGGCGTTCGTTCGCAACCGAAATCCCTCCTGATCGGAGCCGGAGCAGGCATTGCACCGATGTGTGCGCTGCTCGAATCGTTGCCGCCGACAGACGGTGACGTCACGGTCGTCTACCGAACACGCACATCACACGATGCGCTGCTCGGGGACGAGTTAGAAGGCCTCTGTCGGCAACGCGGCGCGGTACTCCGAATCGTCGAGGGACACCGAATTCGTGACCGTTCGAGTTGGCTACCGCAGCAGGCGCAAGCGTGGGACGACACCGATGCGCTCCGAAGTTTGTGCCCGGATGTCGCGCAGCGCGACGTCTTCATCTGCGGGCCGAAGGAATGGAGCGACGCCGTCTGTCATGCGGCGCGCACAGCAGGCACGCCGCCAAGCCAGATCCATGTCGAATCCTTCCAACCCTGA
- a CDS encoding FMN-binding protein, translated as MRRITLWMIITATVVVLLFSYHTSTNGNSAVASVAAVASPSAADAATSTASPDSTASTSQSSAASPAQPAVFTGEAVDTKFGPVQVQIAVANGQVTEAVTIQVPENNGKDRQINSRAVPVLEQEAIHAQSADIDMVSGATYTSDGYVQSLQSALDQANLG; from the coding sequence ATGCGTCGAATTACCTTGTGGATGATCATCACTGCCACTGTCGTTGTGCTCTTGTTCAGTTACCACACCTCGACCAACGGAAACAGTGCAGTCGCTTCGGTCGCAGCGGTAGCGTCGCCTTCGGCGGCCGATGCAGCAACTTCGACTGCTTCCCCTGACTCGACTGCTTCCACCTCCCAGAGTTCCGCCGCATCGCCGGCACAACCTGCGGTGTTCACCGGCGAAGCAGTCGATACAAAATTCGGACCTGTTCAGGTCCAGATCGCGGTGGCAAACGGTCAGGTGACCGAGGCGGTGACCATCCAGGTGCCGGAAAATAATGGGAAAGATCGACAGATCAACAGTCGCGCGGTTCCAGTGCTGGAACAAGAGGCGATCCACGCTCAGAGCGCTGACATCGATATGGTGTCAGGAGCCACCTACACATCCGATGGGTACGTTCAGAGTCTCCAGTCCGCACTCGACCAGGCGAACCTCGGATGA
- a CDS encoding FAD:protein FMN transferase yields the protein MIHADNRITRAWVEQIMGMPISLHVRADDPSRPDITQAVASTFERLRLTDSVLSTWRPDSDVMRWRRGDLALEDAHHSLREVMALCEQASSETNRLFTTDLIGPDGTRGWDPTGLAKGWAIEAAVERLRSVDGIAFAVNAGGDITCGHGGEAVGCPRPWRIGIENPIDRSVVSHVVSIIDGAVATSGTAARGNHIVDPRSGKPAGCVGSITVGGPSLLWADIWATAAFIDPTVLNERAEWADYRVLFEQRI from the coding sequence ATGATCCACGCAGACAACCGAATTACGCGCGCGTGGGTCGAACAGATCATGGGTATGCCGATTTCGCTTCATGTTCGGGCCGACGACCCGTCCCGGCCGGACATCACGCAGGCCGTCGCCTCGACTTTCGAGCGCCTCCGCCTGACAGACTCCGTCCTCAGTACGTGGCGGCCCGACAGCGATGTCATGCGTTGGCGCCGTGGGGATCTCGCTCTCGAGGACGCGCACCACTCTCTGCGTGAAGTGATGGCCCTGTGTGAACAGGCATCGTCCGAGACGAACCGTCTGTTCACGACCGATCTCATCGGTCCGGACGGTACGCGGGGATGGGATCCCACCGGGCTGGCCAAAGGGTGGGCGATTGAGGCAGCGGTCGAGCGACTCCGTTCGGTGGACGGAATTGCCTTCGCAGTCAACGCAGGTGGCGATATCACGTGCGGTCATGGCGGTGAAGCGGTCGGGTGCCCCAGGCCGTGGCGTATCGGTATCGAAAACCCGATTGACAGGTCTGTCGTCTCACACGTCGTGAGCATCATCGACGGCGCTGTCGCGACATCAGGAACCGCTGCGCGAGGCAATCACATCGTTGATCCCAGATCGGGGAAGCCGGCCGGCTGCGTCGGATCGATTACCGTGGGTGGACCGAGTTTGCTGTGGGCGGACATCTGGGCAACTGCGGCATTCATCGACCCGACGGTATTGAACGAGCGTGCAGAGTGGGCGGACTATCGTGTTCTGTTCGAGCAAAGGATCTAG
- a CDS encoding alpha/beta hydrolase family protein translates to MSLASSLFSHPHQAFSTGFYRNESFDYELRILLGHATYGASDTGEVLSALTDIGDKDYEGWYEGWFDLGSRIFEQAEASANAGHPRSASNAYLRAASYFGVAVNAVDGLSDDSVLVPTFRHHRQAWDRFVDTTQHLVERVRIPYEDTTMPGYFFRPPGEVRRPTLIMVNGSDGPISSMWVSGGAGALERGYNVLMFDGPGQQSMLFEHNVPFRHDWEAVITPVVDFLVDRPDVDASKLAMYGISQGGYWVPQALAFEHRIAAAIADPGVVDVSASWLKHIPRGMQNLLDEGKAEVFDRDMAMGMRASKDNGRLWRFRSRPYLTEGYYNTLAEVRKYRLEHVAGSITTPMLITDPEGEQFWPGQSSRLAELSGGPTTVVPFTAAEGANLHCQPMARRLTDQRMFDWLDEQLNL, encoded by the coding sequence ATGTCCCTAGCGTCGTCGTTGTTCTCCCACCCACATCAGGCGTTTTCCACCGGGTTTTATCGCAACGAGTCTTTCGACTACGAACTGCGAATCCTCCTCGGTCACGCCACGTACGGGGCGTCCGATACCGGAGAAGTGCTCTCAGCCCTTACCGATATCGGCGACAAAGACTACGAGGGCTGGTACGAGGGCTGGTTCGATCTGGGTTCACGAATCTTCGAGCAAGCCGAAGCCTCTGCGAACGCGGGGCACCCTCGCAGTGCATCAAATGCGTATCTGCGGGCAGCGTCGTACTTCGGTGTTGCAGTCAATGCCGTCGACGGTCTCAGCGACGACTCGGTATTGGTACCCACATTCAGGCATCACCGGCAGGCTTGGGATCGTTTTGTCGACACTACGCAGCACCTCGTCGAACGCGTCCGAATTCCGTACGAGGACACCACGATGCCGGGATACTTCTTCCGTCCACCCGGGGAGGTACGTCGGCCGACGCTCATCATGGTGAACGGCAGCGACGGCCCCATCAGCTCGATGTGGGTCAGCGGCGGCGCCGGCGCCTTGGAACGCGGCTACAACGTCCTGATGTTCGACGGACCCGGCCAGCAGTCCATGCTCTTCGAGCACAATGTTCCGTTCCGCCACGATTGGGAAGCGGTGATCACTCCCGTCGTCGATTTTCTCGTCGACCGCCCGGACGTCGACGCGTCGAAGTTGGCGATGTACGGGATAAGCCAGGGCGGTTACTGGGTGCCACAGGCGTTGGCGTTCGAGCATCGGATCGCCGCGGCCATCGCGGATCCCGGCGTAGTCGATGTGTCGGCGTCATGGCTCAAACACATACCGCGGGGAATGCAGAACTTGCTGGACGAGGGCAAAGCCGAGGTTTTCGACCGCGATATGGCCATGGGGATGAGGGCGTCGAAAGACAATGGGCGCCTGTGGCGGTTCCGATCCCGGCCGTATCTGACGGAGGGTTACTACAACACGCTGGCGGAGGTCCGGAAGTACCGCCTCGAGCATGTAGCCGGCTCCATCACCACGCCCATGCTGATCACCGATCCCGAAGGGGAACAGTTCTGGCCGGGGCAATCGTCTCGCCTCGCCGAACTGTCCGGTGGACCCACCACCGTTGTTCCCTTCACGGCCGCCGAGGGCGCAAACCTTCACTGTCAGCCGATGGCCCGACGCCTGACCGATCAGCGCATGTTCGACTGGCTAGACGAGCAACTGAACCTGTAA
- a CDS encoding DUF998 domain-containing protein, with the protein MKERNGARWGLAVALSLGGIVYSSWILEFFLPTGLDPVTSFLSELDAANQKYRDVFSNADILSACLMLVAATLGLLTTPRRKLYVTGWIALAVFGIATIADASFPLECSGASCEASAPGGLLPQLHHIHALTSSVAVFAIFTAMIAFTVGAFRYREYPSLRTAGLGILIATSLATVWMLTTNGIELAGGGNLGLGIAQRAQVLGMSLWLCTLGFAVWRP; encoded by the coding sequence GTGAAGGAACGCAACGGGGCGCGATGGGGTTTAGCGGTCGCGCTGTCACTGGGTGGAATTGTCTATTCGTCGTGGATTCTCGAATTCTTCCTCCCAACTGGGCTTGATCCCGTGACGTCATTTCTCAGTGAACTCGATGCCGCAAACCAGAAGTATCGCGACGTGTTCAGTAACGCCGACATCCTGTCTGCCTGTTTGATGTTGGTGGCAGCGACGCTGGGACTACTCACGACTCCGCGGCGCAAGCTCTACGTCACAGGCTGGATAGCGCTGGCGGTGTTCGGCATCGCCACCATCGCCGACGCGTCATTTCCGCTGGAGTGTTCCGGGGCGAGTTGTGAGGCGAGCGCGCCGGGCGGCCTACTCCCTCAATTGCACCATATTCATGCACTGACCAGCAGCGTAGCGGTTTTCGCGATCTTTACCGCAATGATCGCATTTACGGTTGGTGCTTTCCGATACCGCGAATACCCGTCACTGCGCACGGCCGGATTGGGTATTTTGATCGCGACTTCCCTTGCGACGGTATGGATGTTGACAACCAACGGAATAGAACTGGCCGGCGGCGGTAACCTGGGCTTGGGAATTGCTCAACGCGCACAGGTTCTGGGTATGTCGCTGTGGCTGTGCACACTGGGATTTGCAGTGTGGCGGCCATAG
- a CDS encoding very short patch repair endonuclease: MPATDPTTSARMSVQRRRDTKPELALRRELHRRGLRYFVDRAPAKGIRRRADLVFPRRKVAVFVDGCFWHCCPQHATFPKNNAQWWADKLAANVVRDRDTDVRLGELGWTVIRIWEHEDPLTAADRVQNALTSP; encoded by the coding sequence GTGCCTGCGACAGATCCTACGACCAGCGCTCGAATGAGCGTTCAGCGTCGCCGCGACACCAAACCTGAGCTCGCACTGCGACGCGAACTCCACCGACGCGGCCTGCGATACTTCGTGGATCGAGCTCCCGCCAAAGGCATTCGCCGACGGGCCGATCTGGTTTTTCCGCGTCGCAAAGTGGCCGTGTTCGTGGACGGCTGCTTCTGGCACTGCTGCCCGCAGCATGCAACATTCCCGAAGAACAATGCACAGTGGTGGGCGGACAAGTTGGCGGCCAACGTTGTTCGGGACCGTGATACCGATGTTCGACTGGGCGAACTGGGCTGGACCGTGATCCGGATTTGGGAACACGAAGATCCATTGACTGCGGCCGATCGCGTCCAGAACGCCTTAACCAGTCCGTAA
- a CDS encoding DNA cytosine methyltransferase, translating into MVGLFAGIGGLELGLSEHGWNTELLCEIDPGAQAVLRSRFSDVPLHGDVTKLRALPANIDLVAAGFPCQDLSQAGKTAGITGARSGLVDEVFRLVKRKKGPRWLVIENVPFMLQLSKGAAMRHITDALEDLGYTWAYRVVDARAFGLPQRRQRVIMIASRTEDPREILFGQDAGERLGGDPADFPCGFYWTEGTRGLGWAVNAVPTLKGGSSIGIPSQPAVRLPSGEIVTPGLVDAERLQGFDPDWTLPSVDVPGLRHSHRWKLVGNAVSVRMASWVGSRLNDPIEYDASNQTPLEPGDAWPSAAWGRNRQAFRVHTSTWPVQDEYEDLSGFLEDTRLLSARATAGFLKRARMGNLRFIPGFIEDVESHLERMGGYPEAVA; encoded by the coding sequence ATGGTGGGGTTGTTTGCCGGTATCGGCGGGCTCGAGTTAGGCCTGTCGGAACATGGGTGGAACACCGAACTGCTGTGTGAAATCGACCCCGGCGCCCAGGCCGTTCTCCGCTCCCGTTTCTCGGATGTCCCCTTGCACGGTGACGTCACGAAACTCCGCGCGCTCCCCGCGAACATCGACTTGGTGGCGGCCGGCTTCCCCTGCCAGGACCTCTCGCAAGCCGGCAAGACAGCGGGAATCACCGGCGCTCGTTCCGGCCTGGTCGACGAAGTATTTCGACTGGTCAAACGGAAAAAGGGTCCGCGCTGGCTTGTCATCGAAAACGTTCCCTTCATGCTGCAACTCAGCAAGGGTGCTGCGATGCGCCACATCACCGACGCTCTCGAAGACCTCGGCTACACGTGGGCTTACCGGGTTGTCGACGCCCGGGCATTCGGCCTGCCGCAGCGTCGCCAGCGCGTGATCATGATTGCCTCACGCACCGAGGATCCCCGTGAAATCCTCTTCGGCCAAGACGCCGGCGAGCGACTCGGCGGCGATCCCGCCGACTTCCCGTGCGGTTTCTACTGGACTGAAGGCACCCGCGGCCTCGGCTGGGCCGTCAATGCCGTCCCGACGCTCAAGGGCGGATCGTCCATCGGAATCCCCAGCCAGCCCGCCGTCCGATTGCCTTCGGGTGAAATCGTCACGCCAGGCCTCGTCGACGCCGAACGTCTGCAAGGTTTTGATCCCGACTGGACGCTGCCGTCGGTCGACGTCCCCGGATTGCGCCACAGTCACCGCTGGAAGCTCGTCGGCAATGCCGTCAGTGTGCGGATGGCCTCGTGGGTGGGCAGCCGGTTGAACGATCCCATCGAATACGACGCGAGCAACCAGACCCCCCTCGAACCCGGCGATGCCTGGCCCAGCGCCGCCTGGGGCCGCAACCGTCAAGCCTTCCGCGTCCACACCTCGACCTGGCCGGTCCAGGACGAGTACGAAGATCTGAGCGGTTTCCTCGAAGACACCCGCTTGCTGTCTGCCCGGGCCACAGCAGGGTTCCTCAAGCGCGCCCGGATGGGCAACCTCCGCTTCATCCCCGGATTCATCGAGGACGTCGAAAGTCACCTCGAACGGATGGGCGGATACCCCGAGGCTGTCGCATGA
- a CDS encoding putative glycolipid-binding domain-containing protein, with amino-acid sequence MSIQPSGSASWPAVLTWQAHNAPRMESVRVQLNGNRIKASGRIIGGACSEHPAFSASYDLVTDEAGVTRRLSVRTALAAGERQMSISRDEEGTWMVENGAHHQRSSFDGALDVDVILSPFFNTLPIRRFGLQNNTDDVEVPVVYVNLLDLRVEGATITYSSGTDGISVLSPVSSSTVSVDHDGFIIDYPGLAARI; translated from the coding sequence GTGAGCATCCAACCTTCCGGTAGCGCGTCCTGGCCTGCGGTATTGACCTGGCAGGCCCACAACGCTCCGCGTATGGAGTCGGTTCGTGTGCAGTTGAACGGCAACCGCATCAAGGCATCGGGCCGGATCATCGGGGGCGCTTGCAGCGAGCATCCCGCGTTCAGTGCGTCATATGACCTGGTCACAGACGAAGCTGGTGTCACGCGCAGGCTCTCGGTGCGTACGGCTCTGGCGGCCGGCGAGCGTCAGATGTCGATCAGTCGCGACGAAGAAGGCACCTGGATGGTGGAGAACGGCGCCCACCATCAGCGTTCGTCATTCGACGGCGCGCTTGATGTCGACGTGATCCTCAGCCCGTTCTTCAACACCCTCCCCATCCGCCGCTTCGGTTTGCAGAACAACACCGACGACGTGGAGGTTCCGGTTGTGTACGTCAACTTGCTGGATCTGCGGGTCGAAGGCGCCACCATCACTTACAGCAGTGGTACCGACGGCATCAGCGTGCTCTCGCCGGTGTCCAGTTCTACGGTGTCCGTCGACCACGACGGTTTCATCATCGACTATCCCGGCCTGGCTGCCCGAATCTAA